A region from the Mucilaginibacter sp. CSA2-8R genome encodes:
- a CDS encoding L-serine ammonia-lyase: MQREQISVFDIFKIGIGPSSSHTLGPWRAAQQFVQALQQQDALDSVVQVKILLYGSLAKTGKGHGTDIAILLGLCGHDPVTFAVDQLDATIAEIHRLHQLMLGDNHEVSFFAEDDLLFLFDQSLPYHPNAVTFQAFLSTGKAVSETYYSIGGGFVVKEGGAGNMATEVDLPFPVDTADELLHWCRKTGLKISEVVMENEQAWRPEINTKEGVLQIFTIIKECIYRGCHTKGCLPGGLNVARRAAGLNKKLIGDRSYNNFDEWLSAIRQTGNGFQNTLDWVSCFALAVNEENASFGRVVTAPTNGAAGVIPAVLMYYIVFCDGFSEERIIQFLLTASEVGSIFKKGATISAAMGGCQAEIGVSSAMAAAALTECLGGSQRQVLMAAEIAMEHHLGLTCDPIGGLVQVPCIERNTMGAIKAITASQLALQTNPDNAKVSLDAVVKTMWQTALDMNSKYKETSDGGLAINIPISLPEC, translated from the coding sequence ATGCAAAGAGAGCAGATTTCGGTATTCGATATTTTTAAAATTGGTATAGGTCCGTCAAGTTCACATACATTGGGGCCATGGCGGGCAGCACAACAGTTTGTACAGGCGCTGCAGCAGCAAGATGCGCTTGATAGTGTAGTGCAGGTTAAAATATTACTCTATGGCTCACTGGCTAAAACCGGCAAAGGGCACGGTACTGATATTGCCATACTATTGGGTTTATGCGGCCATGACCCGGTTACCTTTGCGGTAGACCAATTGGATGCCACTATTGCCGAAATACACCGCCTGCACCAGTTGATGTTAGGCGACAATCACGAAGTGAGTTTTTTTGCGGAGGATGACTTGCTTTTCCTTTTCGACCAAAGTTTGCCTTACCATCCTAATGCCGTAACCTTTCAGGCTTTTTTAAGTACCGGAAAAGCCGTATCAGAAACTTACTATTCTATCGGGGGCGGTTTTGTAGTGAAAGAAGGCGGTGCTGGCAACATGGCAACCGAAGTTGATTTGCCCTTTCCGGTTGATACTGCCGACGAATTGCTGCATTGGTGCCGCAAAACGGGGTTAAAAATATCCGAGGTAGTGATGGAGAACGAGCAGGCGTGGCGCCCCGAAATAAATACTAAAGAGGGTGTGCTACAGATATTTACAATCATTAAAGAATGTATCTATAGGGGCTGCCATACCAAAGGGTGTTTACCCGGCGGTTTAAATGTAGCCCGTCGTGCTGCAGGGTTAAATAAAAAGCTGATCGGCGATCGCAGTTATAACAATTTTGACGAATGGTTAAGTGCCATCAGGCAAACGGGTAACGGCTTCCAAAACACTTTGGATTGGGTAAGTTGCTTTGCTTTGGCCGTAAACGAAGAAAATGCCTCGTTTGGACGTGTAGTAACCGCGCCAACCAACGGAGCTGCAGGTGTAATACCAGCAGTACTGATGTATTATATTGTTTTTTGTGATGGGTTTAGTGAGGAGCGAATTATCCAATTTTTACTGACCGCTTCGGAGGTTGGAAGCATATTTAAAAAAGGAGCTACGATATCGGCTGCAATGGGGGGTTGCCAGGCTGAAATCGGGGTGTCATCAGCAATGGCCGCAGCAGCACTTACCGAATGTTTAGGCGGTTCGCAAAGGCAGGTGCTCATGGCTGCCGAAATTGCCATGGAGCATCACCTGGGCCTTACCTGCGACCCTATAGGCGGCCTGGTACAAGTGCCGTGTATAGAGCGTAATACAATGGGTGCAATTAAGGCGATTACTGCATCACAACTGGCCTTACAAACTAACCCCGATAACGCCAAGGTAAGCCTGGATGCTGTGGTGAAAACCATGTGGCAAACCGCACTGGACATGAATTCTAAATATAAAGAAACCTCTGATGGCGGATTGGCAATCAATATTCCGATCAGTTTGCCGGAGTGTTGA